A portion of the Oreochromis niloticus isolate F11D_XX linkage group LG10, O_niloticus_UMD_NMBU, whole genome shotgun sequence genome contains these proteins:
- the zdhhc23a gene encoding palmitoyltransferase ZDHHC23-A isoform X2, with product MQWQKLKPPEPDDPICCCECDLYQYGCCCDCEDLDEAFNRWLKDKPSKSTFQSPVFAAMTDNLEISLIPALLMLPLLLKVAALHYLLGITVLTALPGLVLWYYYATHRKKRRTLFFLTLALYSLAYMYYLFITEILPRGDVSQLQVCTVTSGMIFTIVSLIHTKKGPGFVTAALHDSHSHSQEDKKESTQVNNGSIQSPASPSGTPAELQTPKEGLGAKWSRCPLCKIMRPPRAGHCRTCGSCVQRLDHHCICLVLCSLCPRQYLMTALFYCPGVYTQSSTALCFTCAWYSSIVAGGLLYLLVTQVLNISFNVTEREAQLALRNKTGQSRLWGLVVDTGEYSRGFYQNWVEFLTMTDASASSRSSLTDLV from the exons ATGCAATGGCAGAAGTTAAAGCCGCCGGAGCCAGATGATCCTATCTGTTGCTGTGAATGCGATCTCTACCAGTACGGATGTTGCTGCGACTGCGAGGATCTGGATGAAGCCTTTAACAG ATGGCTGAAAGACAAACCATCTAAAAGTACATTTCAGTCTCCTGTATTTGCTGCCATGACTGACAATCTGGAAATTTCCCTGATCCCGGCCCTGCTGATGCTGCCTCTGCTGCTGAAGGTTGCAGCGTTGCACTACCTGCTGGGTATAACCGTCCTGACAGCTCTGCCTGGCCTGGTGCTGTGGTACTACTATGCAACGCACCGAAAGAAGAGACGCACCCTCTTCTTCCTCACCCTCGCATTGTACTCTCTGGCCTACATGTATTACCTCTTCATCACAGAGATTTTACCGCGTGGGGACGTCAGCCAGCTGCAGGTGTGCACCGTGACCTCCGGGATGATCTTCACTATAGTCTCTCTTATTCACACCAAGAAAGGCCCAGGATTTGTGACTGCTGCCCTTCACGACTCTCACAGTCACAGTCAGGAGGATAAAAAGGAGTCCACACAAGTAAATAATGGATCTATCCAATCACCAGCCTCTCCCTCAGGGACACCAGCAGAGCTGCAAACCCCAAAGGAGGGCCTCGGAGCAAAGTGGAGCAGGTGTCCTTTGTGCAAAATAATGCGACCACCGCGGGCTGGTCATTGTCGAACCTGTGGCTCATGTGTCCAGCGTTTGGATCACCATTGTATCTG TTTGGTGCTTTGCAGCCTCTGTCCTCGTCAGTATCTAATGACAGCGCTCTTCTACTGCCCCGGCGTCTACACTCAGTCTAG CACAGCACTTTGCTTTACCTGTGCGTGGTACAGCAGCATTGTCGCAGGTGGACTGCTTTACCTCTTGGTGACACAAGTTCTCAATATCAGCTTTAACGTGACGGAGCGAGAGGCTCAGCTGGCTCTGAGGAACAAAACGGGCCAGAGCCGCCTGTGGGGACTCGTCGTTGACACAGGAGAGTATTCTCGTGGCTTCTACCAGAACTGGGTTGAGTTCCTCACCATGACAGATGCTTCAGCTTCGTCTCGGTCCAGCCTTACTGACTTGGTCTAG
- the zdhhc23a gene encoding palmitoyltransferase ZDHHC23-A isoform X1 yields MQWQKLKPPEPDDPICCCECDLYQYGCCCDCEDLDEAFNRWLKDKPSKSTFQSPVFAAMTDNLEISLIPALLMLPLLLKVAALHYLLGITVLTALPGLVLWYYYATHRKKRRTLFFLTLALYSLAYMYYLFITEILPRGDVSQLQVCTVTSGMIFTIVSLIHTKKGPGFVTAALHDSHSHSQEDKKESTQVNNGSIQSPASPSGTPAELQTPKEGLGAKWSRCPLCKIMRPPRAGHCRTCGSCVQRLDHHCIWINSCVGQANHRSFLLTLSVFVLTSLYGISLVLCSLCPRQYLMTALFYCPGVYTQSSTALCFTCAWYSSIVAGGLLYLLVTQVLNISFNVTEREAQLALRNKTGQSRLWGLVVDTGEYSRGFYQNWVEFLTMTDASASSRSSLTDLV; encoded by the exons ATGCAATGGCAGAAGTTAAAGCCGCCGGAGCCAGATGATCCTATCTGTTGCTGTGAATGCGATCTCTACCAGTACGGATGTTGCTGCGACTGCGAGGATCTGGATGAAGCCTTTAACAG ATGGCTGAAAGACAAACCATCTAAAAGTACATTTCAGTCTCCTGTATTTGCTGCCATGACTGACAATCTGGAAATTTCCCTGATCCCGGCCCTGCTGATGCTGCCTCTGCTGCTGAAGGTTGCAGCGTTGCACTACCTGCTGGGTATAACCGTCCTGACAGCTCTGCCTGGCCTGGTGCTGTGGTACTACTATGCAACGCACCGAAAGAAGAGACGCACCCTCTTCTTCCTCACCCTCGCATTGTACTCTCTGGCCTACATGTATTACCTCTTCATCACAGAGATTTTACCGCGTGGGGACGTCAGCCAGCTGCAGGTGTGCACCGTGACCTCCGGGATGATCTTCACTATAGTCTCTCTTATTCACACCAAGAAAGGCCCAGGATTTGTGACTGCTGCCCTTCACGACTCTCACAGTCACAGTCAGGAGGATAAAAAGGAGTCCACACAAGTAAATAATGGATCTATCCAATCACCAGCCTCTCCCTCAGGGACACCAGCAGAGCTGCAAACCCCAAAGGAGGGCCTCGGAGCAAAGTGGAGCAGGTGTCCTTTGTGCAAAATAATGCGACCACCGCGGGCTGGTCATTGTCGAACCTGTGGCTCATGTGTCCAGCGTTTGGATCACCATTGTATCTG GATAAACAGCTGTGTAGGACAGGCAAACCATCGCAGTTTCCTGCTGaccctctctgtgtttgtgttgaccTCTCTGTACGGGATCAGTTTGGTGCTTTGCAGCCTCTGTCCTCGTCAGTATCTAATGACAGCGCTCTTCTACTGCCCCGGCGTCTACACTCAGTCTAG CACAGCACTTTGCTTTACCTGTGCGTGGTACAGCAGCATTGTCGCAGGTGGACTGCTTTACCTCTTGGTGACACAAGTTCTCAATATCAGCTTTAACGTGACGGAGCGAGAGGCTCAGCTGGCTCTGAGGAACAAAACGGGCCAGAGCCGCCTGTGGGGACTCGTCGTTGACACAGGAGAGTATTCTCGTGGCTTCTACCAGAACTGGGTTGAGTTCCTCACCATGACAGATGCTTCAGCTTCGTCTCGGTCCAGCCTTACTGACTTGGTCTAG